AGGGTCAGGCTTCATGTcccccattgctaggagtctttaTCTAGGGTCACCGtgatagattcctgggagtttccactgcactaggtttttaAAGCTCATCCCAGAAATGCCTctgattccagttgtctctcccaatACTCTCTCCCTCTATCCTCCCGGCTACTTGATTACTTCTGTTCCCATCTCCGGGGACACCACCCCCCATTTCAGACCCCCCCAGTACCATGtctattctgtttccccttcacagtgagattTATGCATGCCCCCTTGAGCCcgccttgttacctagcttctctgggttgtggactgtaggctggttatcctttgctttatgtctaatatccgcttatgagtgagtacatactgtgtttgcctctctgggtctggcttacttcacccAGAATGCTCttttctagttctacccatttgccAGCAACTTTCATCACACaattttttataattcttttttaaaaattcatctatttattttacaacctGGCTGAATCCTCTCCCAATCTTCCCCTTCCAGTGTCTCTCCCCCGTTTTCCCCTACAAACTTCCATGTccttctcttccatctccatctAAAAAGGTTGTCTTCTATGAGTATCACCAAAACACGCCATATCAAGTTGCAGGAAGACTAAGCAtttcccatgtattaaggctggggcagggctggagagatggctcgagaATTAGAATCTATTAGAATctatcagtggttaagagcattgcctgctcttccaaaggttctgagttcaattcccagcaaccacatggtggctcacaaccatctgtaatgaggtctggtgccctcttctggcctgcagacatacacacagacagaatattgtacacataataaataaatatatataaaaaaagtctggggcaaggcaacccagtatgaggaatagggtcccaaaagccagtaaaagagttggagacagggCCTGCTCCcgctgttaggagttccacaagaagaccaagctacataactgtcacatatatgcagagggcctagtcaGTCCTatgcagactccctggttgtcagttcagtctctgcgagcccttatgagcccaggttagttgactgTGTGAGCCTTCCTGTAGTGTCCTTGACACCACTGGCTCATatattcctttctcctcctccttctcctccacagGATTCTGAAACTCTGCCTcatgtttggttgtgggtctctgtgtctacctccatcagttgctggatgacagCCCTCTGATGGTAATTGGCCTAGGCACCAGTTTAGTCACAGGAGATGGCTACTTAGCCATTATTGTTAGGAGTCTAAGCTGGGGTCCTCCCTATAGACTCCTGGGAGATTCCTCTGTGCCAGGCCTCATAATTCCTGACCTCATAATGCCCTCCTCCAACAGTCTCCCTTAGCACTCACCTCCTCCGTGCCtccaacctgattgctcatgttcccatccccacctgcctcaATCCACTCAtcaaatctcttctatttcccctttcctgggAGATCTGGGTGTCCCGCCCATTAACTCTTCTTGGTACCTAGTCAATCTGGGTCAATGGATTGTAGCATAGtgatcctttactttacagctaatattcacttatgagttagtacacACTTATGGTCTgaattacttcactcaggatgatattttATAGTTCAACCCATTTGCCTTCATATTTCTTGGTGACCTCGTTtataacagctgagtaatactccattgtgtaaatgtaccgcattttctttatccatccctCAGGAGAGGGACATTTagactgtttccaggttctggctattacaaatgaagctgatatgaacatagttgagcaagtgtccttttggtatggttgagtatcctttgggtatatgccctaGCGTGgtattgattcccagttttctaaggaaccgccacactgattttcaaagtgtctgtacaagtttgcactcccaccagcagtggaggagtgttccccttgttctacatcttctccagcatgagctgttgcttatattttttatcttagtcattctaaCAGGTGTATGATGGTacctcagagtcgttttgatttgcattttcctgatggctaaggatgttgaacatctatTTCAAGTGTTTCTTGgctatttgagtttcttctgttgagaattctctgtttagatttgcaccccattttttattggttataaatgtttattttcatttaggggggttggttacaaattgGTATTGTTCAtggtcaatctctttctaaaagaagaaGGGAGATATGATGGGAAAAAAGGGTTGAACcccattttttgatttttattgtgctttacatttttctctctgctcccctccctgcctctccctccttcaaccctccctcatggtctccatgctcccaattttctcaggagatcttgtctttttctactcctcgtgtaaattagatccatgtatgtctctcttagtgtcctcattattgtctaagttctttggggttgtgatttgtgagctggttttctttgctttatgttttaaaaccacctatgagtgagtacatatgataactgtctttctgtgtctgggttgcctcactgaaaataatgctttctaactccatccattttcctgcaaaattcaagatgtcgttattttattttttttactagttttcttgttttattagaattttttctttttttttctcaaaatgttttatctaaaaacaaaaccaaaaaagaaaaaaagaaaaaaaaaaggaaaaaatgactgGAAAACTTCATGGACAaagtgggagaaggagagaagcccGGAGCAGAAGCCCCAACTTCTCCAGAGCAGTCCGCACCCTGGGGCCAGCCAAGCCAGGCAGCCCCTCCACACCAGCCTCCGCCTGGGAAGAGGGCAGTCACAGTGGTCCAAGGGCCAGAGGGGCTGGGGCCAAGGAGTCATAGGAAATAGTCGGCCACCGGCTTCTTGGAGGGGATGCCACGTGTTTCTTGGGGTGCAGCctcgttatttttttttatgctgtgtagtactccattgtgtaaatgtaccacattttccttatccattcttcagtcaagggcatttaggttgtttccaggttctggctatgataaaaaatgctatgaacatagttgagcacagatactgagagaaacaattataaatgggacctcctgaaactgaaaagcttctgtaaagcaaaggacatggtcaacaagacaaaacgacagcctatagaatgggaaaaaaatcttcactaactccacatcagatagaggtctgatctccaaaatatacaaagaactcaaaaaattggtcatcaaaagaacacataatccaataaaaaatggagtatagacctaaacagagaactctcaacagaggaatctaaaatggctgaaagacacttaaggaaatgttcaacatccttagtcatcatagaaatgcaaatcaaagcaactctgagattccatcttacacctgtaagaatggccaagatcaaaaacactgttgacaacttatgctggagaggttgtgggataaagggaacacttctgcttgcctctgcttcccaagtactgggattaaaggtgtgcaccaccactgcttggcttacagaaacttttcaatttcatgaagtcccaattattaattgttgattttttaaaaacaatggaattttattttgatgaaaaaCTCGAGTTTAACAAACATTTAGTAAATGAAGAGCAAACAGTTCATTTTCTTATCCCATAACTCTTAAGAAAAACAGCATTAGCAAATCAATATTTGAACTGATTAAGGGTAAGGCAGACTGGACAGTAAACTTCCTGACGTTCACCCTTCCCGCATATGACTAAAGGGCTTCAGGGCTCTGGAGATGAATGAACCGACATTAGGAGCATCAGATCTCTTCTCATCACTCAAACAAACTCAAGATAAATATGAGTTTGCTTCTTGTGGGCCAACTACCCATACTGTACTGAGGAATACTCTGATAGAAGCGCTTGTGTTATACTGTGCGCCACCCCTCAAACATGAATTCAACAGCTCCTTTTAACCACCGTCTATAAagtgcaactcttaatattctgcATTTTATCTGGGGCATGATGAGTATCAATCTACACTGAAAGTACCCCAGCTGCCAATTCCCATGACTTCTGAGACCGAGATGTGTGAAAAAGGACTGTCCCCGTACAAAGAACCAATTCCACAAACCTACTggtaaacaaatacatttatagAACTGGAACCAGGGTGCTAAAGTTGTACTCATTAAAAAACCATTCAGCTACCTTTGGTCTTTAAAAAAGCCTACACTGCAGTATCCTAAACATGTGCATCTCACAATGAAGTGGCCTCGCAGTGCAGAATGAGGGGTACGACGTCACTGCAAGAGTAGCATGCTATGATTTCAGGAACATCAGCATCACAGCATTGGATTCTGTGCATCAGGATTGAGGTCATTATTGCCCGAGGCAGGGTGGCTAGGGAGGATCTCCAGCTCATCCAGCTGTGGAGTAGGGTGCATGACTACCCGCTGGTCCTGGGGAATGTCTGTGGCAGGCGCTGCCAGGTTGGTGATAGATTTACTCTCTACACACTGAAAGTCTACATGCcgactctttccttcttccttctcccaggacATTCGAATAAAGTGTCTTTGGACGTAGTTGTAAATGACTTCGGGGTGACCTCCTGgccttttctttactttttctttgtagGTAGGATACCCTTCGATTCCCAATCTAATCTTCTTAAGACCCCTCTCCTTCAAAACTGATTTGGCCACATCTCTGTTTTCAATGTACTTGAAAaatctatataatttttttttttttttttttttttggtttttcaagacagggtttctctgtggttttggagcctgtcctggaactagctctgtagaccaggctggtctcgaactcacagagatccgcctgcctctgcctcccaagtgctgggattaaaggcgtgcgccaccaccgcccggcaaaaatcTATATAATTTTGTGCTATAGATAATTTGTGAATATTCCTCTCCCATCTGTGGTGGATTCTTCTCATCCCAATCAACCACATTATCCTCTGTAAGCACCACTATATGGCACTCTCGTTCCCCACTCTGGGCGCTCGCTACCATGAGAGGGAGGATCAATTCTTCCAGATAAAATTCAAATCGTCTACGAGCACCATCGTTTGATAACTCATGCATAAGGGCACTGAGATCTCTACATTTAATTGTACTGTATTCAAAAGAGACACAAAGGTAATCGCAAGCTTCTCTCGGCTCAGGAATAGATATGCCATCAGGACAGCGGATGATTCCTGTCTTATAGTAATCCAAAATAGCTTGAAACACAGTAGACCCGATTCCTTCTGCCACCGCATACTCTCCCTTTTCATTAGGACGCGTGAAATTATGTTCTCGGCCAGATCCAAACATCCTGCCCAACATTGTCTTTGGCTGTGCAGTGAAAATGGCCGGGTCCACGACAAATCTGGTGTCATCTACTATCAGTGTCACTCGCTCAGATGTCCTCACGCTCCGAGCGCCTTCTTTCGCGTTCTCATACACAAACACCATCTCCCCGGATGTCGTAGAGCTACCATCTGAGCTCGACTGACTGCTGTTTCTGCGGCTCCCGGCACTGCTCATGCAGCCATCCGGTGACGCTCTTTGAGGATGAGGATTGCTTGGACGAGATGAACTACGACCTTTCTCTTGTTCAACATGGTGCTGTCGTGTTGGTGAAGTCACATTTCGAATACAAGGAGTAGCTGAGACTCTGCTCGCTCATGAGATGACCTTCGTCTGTCTCTTGATCGCCCGTGTCGCCCACTAGCACCGTGCAGGCTCATTTTAGCATGGTCGACTCCTCCCTTAGCAACACGTGAGGCAGTGTTCCAATTCCTTCTCCCTCATAGAGGTCCAGCCTGCTCAGATTAAATCGCCCTATTGTGATGCGCCCTATTGTGACGCATCCTCTTTGGGTTGTCACTGCGGTGGCCCAAAGATGACAGGAAAGGGGCGGGGCACGGGGTTACTCTGCCCTGCCGGCCCCTGACACGTCCACTGAGGGTCGAGAAGAAGGGCTACCAGCCGTTCCACCAGCTGTGCCTACCAGAGCTGCCCCAGCAGGTTGCAGGCCGGCTccttaattgttgatcttagtgtctgtgctattggtgttcgtTCAGAAAactgtctcctgtgtcaatgtgtttgagattatttctcactttctcttctgtcaggctCAGTGTATCTGGATTAATGGGTCTTTGacccacttgaacttgagttttgtgcagggtgataaatgtggatcaatttgcattcttctatatgttgacacTCAGactattcttcggttgagggacatctaggttgtttccaggttctgactactacaaataatgctgctatgaatatagttgaaaggactcagtaaataagacaaaatgacagcctataggatgggaaaagatcttcaccaaccccacatcagacagagggctgatctccaaaatatataaagaactcaagaaattagatatcaagatatcaaataatccaattcaaaAATGAGGTatagatctaaatagagaattctcaacagaaaaatctcaaaaggccgaaagacatttaaggaattgttcaatatcctcagtcatcagggaaatacaaatcaaaatgactgatAAACCATCTTACACatgacagaatggctaagataaaaaacattgatgacagcctattttggagagaatgtggagtaaggggatgcacagccactttggaaatcagtatggcggtttcttaGAACAttgggactcaatctacctcaaggcCCATcgataccattcttgggcatatacccaaaggatgctcagtcataacCCAGCTCCTGTCATTTTTATGTTCactcttttcatggtgtcccagatttcctggatgttttgtgttaggaactttttagatttaacattttctttgaccgatgaatctattttctctagcgtgtcttcaatgcctgagattctctctctctctatttctctttctctttacaatctctttaca
The sequence above is a segment of the Chionomys nivalis chromosome X, mChiNiv1.1, whole genome shotgun sequence genome. Coding sequences within it:
- the LOC130868120 gene encoding LOW QUALITY PROTEIN: BTB/POZ domain-containing protein 10-like (The sequence of the model RefSeq protein was modified relative to this genomic sequence to represent the inferred CDS: inserted 1 base in 1 codon) codes for the protein MSLHGASGRHGRSRDRRRSSHERAESQXTPCIRNVTSPTRQHHVEQEKGRSSSRPSNPHPQRASPDGCMSSAGSRRNSSQSSSDGSSTTSGEMVFVYENAKEGARSVRTSERVTLIVDDTRFVVDPAIFTAQPKTMLGRMFGSGREHNFTRPNEKGEYAVAEGIGSTVFQAILDYYKTGIIRCPDGISIPEPREACDYLCVSFEYSTIKCRDLSALMHELSNDGARRRFEFYLEELILPLMVASAQSGERECHIVVLTEDNVVDWDEKNPPQMGEEYSQIIYSTKLYRFLFFKYIENRDVAKSVLKERGLKKIRLGIEGYPTYKEKVKKRPGGHPEVIYNYVQRHFIRMSWEKEEGKSRHVDFQCVESKSITNLAAPATDIPQDQRVVMHPTPQLDELEILPSHPASGNNDLNPDAQNPML